From the Paenibacillus sp. MMS20-IR301 genome, the window CCCTGGAGTGGAATAAGGGAGCGCCGTTGACGGCAATCGCTTTATCAAAGCTGCTTCCGGTGGAGCAGGGGACAGAGGTGCTGCGGCGCAGTCTGGCCTGCTCCCCGGGGAATGCGGCACTGAACTGGGAGCTGGCGGAGCGGTATCTGAATACAGGAAGTCCGGGTGAGGCGCTCTACTGGGTACGCCGGAGCCTGCGGCTGGATAAGTATAATGCCGCCATAAGAATGGCAGCAGTTGAAGGGATGCTAATGCTCGGGGAGCGGGAATTGACAGAAGGGGACAAGCGGAGGGCTGCGGAGAGTGCGGACGCCGGCCTCGCGCTGCTGCGGCAGTACAGCCTGCTTGCCCGCAGGGAGTACAGCCGGGGACCGCAGCATAATGACCGCGGCTTCAGGATCAGCGGGCCTGCCGGGGAAGAGATGCACCTGCGGCTTAGCGGGGTGCTGGCAGAGGCCCGTGATATGTTTTCCCGTGCGGATAGGCTGAAGCAATAATCCGTAACATTGTCATCCGGATTATTGCAGCTACATTCAGGACCGGGACATCAGGCATCAGGCCCTGATGTCCCGTGAGATCAGCCAGGAATATATATATGGCAGGACCACAGCTATAACCAGGGCAGCGATTATCATACTTACTGATAAGGCAACCGGCATGAAAGCTCCAAGCATGAACAGCAGCCCGCTAATGATCCACAGTGCTCCGGAGAAACGGTGGGTTTTGCGCCATACTTCAGGGCTGGCCAGCGTCCAGGGGGTACGGATACCGATGAGATAATTATCCTTGATCTGCGGCATGAAATTGCCGATTACGACAAATAACACCCCAAGACCCACAGTAGCCCATTTCCCGGCAGGAAACTGCTCATCCAGACCGTAAGAGACGGTCAACACAAGCATAGCATCACAAAGGATACCTACTGCAAGACGGATCATTTTGTATGCACTCTGAAATTTGCCGTAATTCTCGCGCTTGGGATCAATATTGCGTATAAACTGGATACCCAGCGGAAAGATCGTTCCCATGAAAAACAGCAGCGCGATCACAGTATCCTTGCTCCAATACCTGTTAACCTCGCCGGTGATGCTGAACTGGGCAGGAAGCTGGTCCGGCAGTCTGCCGTAATTATATATTGCGTAGTAGAGTGAGATCAGGCCCAGAATCACAATCAGTGTGTCCTGCCATTTCCAATTAAAATTCTTCATCATGAATCAGCCTCCGTGTCAAAAAATAATAGATCTGCGTACATTCGGTTCACTCTGCTTCTTTCGGCTCGCCTGCTGCTGTATTCTGCTTGCCGCTTTTACCCGCACCGGATAATTCCAGAAACCAGCCCAGCACCTCTTCGAGCACCGTGGAGTCCAGAGAGTAGAGAATAAACTGCCCCTTTCGTTCGTCCTGCACCAGTCCGGCATGCTTGAGCGCATTAAGATGATGGGAGATGCTGGGCTTTGACATGTTGAAAAATTCGGCGATTTCACCGGCTGTCCGGTCTTTATCCTTGAGCAGGCGGAGAATCTGTCTGCGGGTCGGATCAGCCAGAGCTTTGAAAGATTCGTTCAAATCCGCACCATCCT encodes:
- a CDS encoding SdpI family protein, with protein sequence MMKNFNWKWQDTLIVILGLISLYYAIYNYGRLPDQLPAQFSITGEVNRYWSKDTVIALLFFMGTIFPLGIQFIRNIDPKRENYGKFQSAYKMIRLAVGILCDAMLVLTVSYGLDEQFPAGKWATVGLGVLFVVIGNFMPQIKDNYLIGIRTPWTLASPEVWRKTHRFSGALWIISGLLFMLGAFMPVALSVSMIIAALVIAVVLPYIYSWLISRDIRA
- a CDS encoding autorepressor SdpR family transcription factor produces the protein MNESFKALADPTRRQILRLLKDKDRTAGEIAEFFNMSKPSISHHLNALKHAGLVQDERKGQFILYSLDSTVLEEVLGWFLELSGAGKSGKQNTAAGEPKEAE